A stretch of the Sulfurimonas sp. HSL3-1 genome encodes the following:
- a CDS encoding HD domain-containing protein, which translates to MTIIKELKRRSENPSDNVKIELKLYNLADELEKKARAHLKRITNILPEFDIHDENHSEKVIFNIEQLLGVEKIKELSSYELFFLYLSSYFHDAAMAPSDWEINTLKLTEGTDKFISFEQSIRHDLKTPLKLSSAIALIKEKKELLYPKFEGDVAGWLFSPKQENILIEYLAKLLIEYQNFRNGFADKIKKIKNQKDFDSLNEFIRIDYIRATHHIRIETYIKHLESSISSAFEQPAWGKKLAKDLALICRSHGEDANFINPFDTNAQYYGSESTNLQLVAILLRLGDIIHFSFDRAPFDLRSSRLFKSEYSFQEWAVKNSGVNYTIENGEIIFRAYCETPETYFKLHQYIKWIENEIQNFFIFQRQWEKTYIENLKDKVNIKNITNDTEKFLPQLGLSFSLNQNKIIELLMGVGLYKDKFACLRELYQNSLDACRCALSENMVSSITSKRSIEFSLIQDGDEIYLSCLDNGIGMSKYIIERYLLKIGNSYYKSSDFYRQQAQWGGTFTPTSQFGIGILSCFMIGEKIEITSKMRDNDYVSCTINGPHENFYYKSTTELEKEKIPSTGTWIKVLLNDETKSTLVNSEINKLGLLLFSKPLRFADNFEKYAPYYKNWEHHLYNIVNGFVQIIPDDIEVSVTLSDNQLIPIWSKPMVLDLDNKRLDINDDDLEFIHYLNNYRRIHPFKVKYSETKEYIETYIISVSYKSLEYKTILTLPKNNFSFMELDHLYTIPTIGINGLCIDGILVNNSNLLGLDNDYSNALIYIGVMSFTGETRPQLSVDRTQLVNYPVECELIAKEVAKLFVREVLDITKKHIEVHLIKDDALKLTWEYVFNKINFADIYFINELSLTEYGNIIWEGLTNSIDQEISIREFLSKKEITFKDVDFSNLDILTKKLILTKCISASEIEVDENTMFLKFDELLFTELLPKGRSNSDSDIVIFTDKWKGSIAEYDIVSNLYPFISPSLYSLMNQVELQEFFKSHINKKVKVLHAYSNGITAFFTQNPLLINEKLGLYSEENDIYGKKKSQVYNFEKKRANFWLSEMNERDYENENMDKYVLVVFIAPKELTAEEKIELEKIKYDDPSYYKGVNQGWSLLVTGMKKENIVIIPGKCERKVLVAKLSDSFWQEYDKYTFKFTDGSVMEK; encoded by the coding sequence ATGACAATTATCAAAGAGCTAAAACGACGAAGTGAGAATCCATCTGATAATGTAAAAATTGAATTAAAGCTTTACAATCTTGCAGATGAATTAGAGAAAAAAGCCAGAGCTCATCTAAAACGAATCACCAATATACTTCCTGAATTTGATATTCATGATGAAAATCATAGTGAAAAAGTCATTTTCAATATAGAGCAGTTATTGGGAGTTGAGAAGATTAAAGAATTATCTTCTTATGAGCTGTTTTTCCTTTATTTATCATCATATTTTCATGATGCAGCTATGGCACCTTCAGATTGGGAAATAAACACGTTAAAGCTTACAGAAGGAACTGATAAATTTATTTCGTTTGAGCAATCTATTAGACATGACTTAAAGACACCATTGAAGCTGTCATCCGCAATTGCGTTGATAAAAGAAAAAAAAGAGCTTCTCTATCCAAAGTTTGAAGGTGATGTAGCAGGTTGGTTGTTTAGTCCAAAACAAGAAAATATACTAATTGAATACTTAGCTAAATTACTTATTGAATACCAAAATTTTAGAAATGGGTTTGCAGATAAAATTAAAAAGATAAAAAATCAAAAGGATTTTGACAGCCTAAATGAATTTATTCGAATTGACTACATTAGAGCTACCCATCACATCCGAATAGAAACTTATATCAAACATCTAGAATCATCAATCAGTAGTGCATTTGAACAGCCTGCTTGGGGGAAAAAGCTTGCTAAAGACTTGGCATTAATTTGTAGGTCTCATGGTGAAGATGCCAACTTCATTAATCCATTTGATACTAATGCACAATATTATGGCTCAGAAAGTACTAATTTGCAACTTGTTGCAATTTTGCTTAGATTGGGAGACATTATTCACTTTAGTTTTGATCGAGCACCGTTCGACTTACGATCCTCTCGCTTGTTCAAATCAGAATATAGTTTTCAAGAATGGGCAGTAAAAAATAGTGGTGTCAATTATACTATTGAGAATGGTGAGATAATCTTTAGAGCATATTGTGAAACACCGGAAACCTATTTTAAATTGCACCAATATATAAAATGGATCGAAAATGAAATACAAAACTTTTTTATTTTCCAGAGACAATGGGAAAAAACGTATATAGAAAATCTAAAAGACAAAGTCAATATAAAAAACATAACAAATGATACAGAAAAATTTCTTCCCCAATTAGGGTTAAGTTTTTCATTGAATCAAAATAAAATAATCGAGCTACTGATGGGGGTTGGGCTCTATAAAGATAAGTTTGCTTGCTTAAGAGAGCTCTATCAAAACTCGCTGGATGCTTGTCGTTGTGCATTGTCAGAAAATATGGTGTCAAGTATCACATCAAAAAGATCAATCGAATTTTCCCTGATCCAAGATGGAGATGAAATTTATTTATCTTGCCTAGATAATGGTATAGGCATGTCGAAATATATTATTGAAAGATATTTACTTAAAATAGGTAATTCTTATTATAAATCATCAGACTTTTATAGACAACAAGCACAATGGGGAGGAACCTTTACACCTACTTCTCAATTTGGCATAGGTATTCTCTCTTGCTTTATGATTGGGGAGAAAATAGAAATCACTTCTAAAATGAGAGATAATGATTATGTTTCCTGCACAATAAATGGACCTCATGAAAATTTTTACTATAAAAGTACAACAGAACTTGAAAAAGAAAAAATTCCTTCTACTGGAACCTGGATAAAAGTATTATTAAATGATGAAACAAAAAGCACATTAGTCAATAGCGAAATCAATAAATTAGGATTGTTGCTATTCTCTAAACCACTTAGGTTTGCAGATAATTTTGAAAAGTATGCACCATATTATAAAAATTGGGAACATCATTTATATAATATAGTTAATGGGTTTGTTCAAATAATACCAGATGATATTGAAGTAAGTGTTACTTTATCTGACAACCAGCTAATTCCAATATGGTCTAAACCTATGGTGCTTGATTTGGACAATAAAAGATTAGATATCAACGATGATGATTTAGAATTCATCCATTACTTGAATAACTACAGACGTATACATCCTTTCAAAGTAAAATATAGCGAAACAAAAGAATATATCGAGACATATATCATATCAGTTTCTTACAAGTCTTTAGAATACAAAACGATACTGACTTTGCCCAAAAATAATTTCAGTTTCATGGAATTAGACCACTTATATACAATTCCAACGATTGGAATAAATGGGTTGTGTATTGATGGAATTCTCGTTAATAATAGCAATCTTTTAGGCCTTGACAATGACTATTCAAATGCACTTATATATATAGGTGTTATGAGTTTTACAGGTGAAACAAGACCACAACTATCTGTCGACAGAACACAGCTAGTAAATTATCCAGTTGAATGTGAACTTATAGCTAAAGAAGTGGCTAAGTTATTCGTTAGAGAAGTTCTAGACATTACAAAAAAACATATCGAAGTTCATCTCATAAAAGATGATGCTTTAAAATTGACTTGGGAATATGTATTTAATAAAATAAATTTTGCTGATATATATTTTATCAATGAGTTATCTCTAACTGAATATGGAAATATAATTTGGGAAGGTTTAACAAATAGTATCGATCAAGAAATATCAATTCGAGAATTTTTGTCAAAAAAAGAAATCACATTTAAAGATGTTGATTTCTCTAATCTTGATATTTTGACAAAAAAGCTAATTTTGACTAAATGTATTTCTGCGAGTGAAATTGAAGTTGATGAAAATACCATGTTCTTGAAGTTTGATGAATTATTGTTTACTGAGTTACTACCAAAGGGACGTTCAAATTCTGATAGTGACATAGTGATATTTACAGATAAATGGAAGGGGTCTATTGCTGAGTACGATATAGTCTCTAATTTATACCCTTTTATATCGCCATCACTATATTCTTTAATGAATCAAGTTGAATTGCAGGAATTTTTCAAATCACATATAAATAAAAAAGTTAAAGTTTTGCATGCCTACAGTAATGGAATAACAGCTTTTTTCACTCAGAACCCTTTATTGATAAATGAAAAACTTGGTCTATATTCAGAAGAAAATGACATATACGGAAAAAAGAAAAGCCAGGTATACAACTTCGAGAAAAAACGAGCAAACTTTTGGCTCAGTGAAATGAATGAAAGAGACTATGAAAATGAAAATATGGACAAGTACGTACTAGTTGTTTTTATTGCACCTAAAGAATTAACAGCAGAAGAAAAAATCGAATTAGAAAAAATTAAATATGATGATCCATCTTACTATAAAGGTGTGAATCAAGGATGGAGCTTACTTGTTACAGGAATGAAAAAAGAAAATATTGTGATTATTCCTGGTAAGTGTGAAAGAAAAGTATTGGTTGCTAAATTATCTGACTCTTTTTGGCAAGAGTATGATAAGTATACTTTTAAGTTTACAGATGGATCTGTAATGGAAAAATAA